From Cognatishimia activa, one genomic window encodes:
- the mutL gene encoding DNA mismatch repair endonuclease MutL, translating into MLVEDRKISENQPVIRQLDEGAINRIAAGEVVERPASAVKELVENAIDAGATRIEVAVAAGGKTLIRVTDNGCGISAVQLPLALSRHATSKIDGSDLLDIHTFGFRGEALPSLGAVGRLSITSRVKGMDAASISVAGGEIGPVKPAALGQGTIVELRDLFYATPARLKFMRSDRAESQAINDVVKRLAMAEPFVGFTLRDVSGGGEGRVTFRADGESGDLFDALHGRLARILGAEFAENSLRIDADREGVKLIGYAALPTYSRGSSTAQYLFVNGRPVKDKLLVGALRAAYFDFLSRDRHPAAVLFIDCDPQLVDVNVHPAKSEVRFRDPGLARGLIVSALRHALAEAGHRASTTVANATLGAMRPEPSGPARVYQMDRPSFGARATSYQAQAPEPRAPGLAESPAAWDSTPGAPLVETPVSGRVEEIEAPAELEQNPLGAARGQVHENYIIAQTADGMVIVDQHAAHERLVYEKLKRQMAENGVAAQALLIPDIVELSSGDCARVLAHSEELSKMGLTIEPFGGDAIAVRETPAILGEVNARSMILDILDELDDQGESMLVQTKIEAILSRVACHGSIRSGRRMRAEEMNALLREMEATPHSGQCNHGRPTYVELKLADIERLFGRT; encoded by the coding sequence ATGTTAGTGGAAGACCGCAAAATAAGCGAAAATCAACCCGTTATTCGTCAATTGGACGAAGGTGCGATCAACCGGATCGCAGCGGGCGAAGTTGTGGAGCGCCCAGCCAGCGCTGTGAAGGAGCTTGTTGAAAACGCGATTGACGCGGGTGCGACCCGAATTGAAGTTGCCGTTGCGGCTGGTGGGAAGACTTTGATCCGCGTCACGGACAATGGATGTGGGATTTCTGCAGTACAACTGCCTTTGGCTTTAAGCCGCCATGCGACATCAAAAATCGATGGTAGTGATCTCTTGGATATCCATACTTTTGGTTTTCGTGGCGAGGCTTTGCCCTCGCTCGGCGCTGTCGGCCGATTGAGCATCACCTCTCGTGTAAAAGGCATGGATGCGGCGAGTATCTCGGTCGCTGGAGGCGAGATTGGACCTGTGAAACCCGCAGCTTTGGGACAGGGCACAATCGTTGAATTGCGAGATCTGTTTTACGCCACACCCGCGCGATTGAAGTTCATGCGAAGCGATCGGGCAGAAAGCCAAGCGATCAATGATGTTGTGAAACGCCTTGCGATGGCAGAGCCCTTTGTCGGATTCACACTACGTGATGTGAGTGGTGGCGGTGAGGGACGTGTCACCTTCCGTGCGGATGGGGAAAGTGGCGATCTGTTTGATGCGCTGCATGGTCGACTGGCACGCATTCTTGGCGCAGAATTTGCCGAAAACAGCTTGCGGATCGATGCTGACCGAGAGGGCGTCAAATTGATCGGCTATGCTGCCTTGCCGACTTACTCTCGCGGATCCAGCACCGCGCAGTATCTGTTCGTGAATGGACGTCCTGTGAAGGACAAATTGTTGGTCGGTGCTTTGCGTGCCGCCTATTTTGATTTTCTATCGCGTGACCGCCATCCGGCGGCTGTTTTGTTCATTGATTGCGATCCGCAGCTTGTGGACGTGAACGTTCACCCAGCAAAGTCCGAAGTGCGGTTCCGTGATCCGGGCTTGGCGCGTGGGTTGATTGTTTCTGCTCTGCGCCACGCCTTGGCTGAAGCGGGGCATCGCGCCTCAACAACTGTGGCCAATGCCACGTTGGGTGCGATGCGTCCTGAACCCTCAGGCCCCGCGCGGGTCTATCAGATGGATCGACCGTCTTTCGGTGCGCGCGCAACGTCGTACCAAGCCCAGGCACCTGAACCCAGAGCGCCGGGGCTCGCTGAGTCACCTGCTGCTTGGGACAGTACCCCCGGGGCGCCACTGGTCGAGACGCCTGTGTCGGGTCGGGTTGAGGAAATCGAAGCACCAGCTGAGTTAGAACAGAACCCGCTGGGTGCCGCGCGTGGTCAGGTGCACGAGAATTACATCATTGCCCAAACGGCAGATGGCATGGTGATCGTTGATCAGCATGCCGCGCATGAGCGTTTGGTTTATGAAAAGCTGAAACGACAGATGGCTGAAAACGGCGTCGCGGCTCAGGCACTTTTGATCCCGGACATAGTGGAGCTTTCGTCTGGCGATTGTGCGCGTGTGTTGGCCCATTCCGAAGAGCTGTCAAAGATGGGTCTCACAATCGAACCCTTTGGAGGGGATGCGATTGCGGTACGAGAAACCCCAGCGATTTTGGGCGAGGTTAATGCCCGCTCGATGATATTGGATATTCTGGACGAGCTCGACGATCAGGGGGAAAGCATGTTGGTGCAGACCAAGATCGAGGCGATCCTAAGTCGTGTGGCCTGCCATGGATCGATCCGATCTGGTCGTCGGATGCGCGCTGAGGAAATGAATGCGCTGCTGCGCGAGATGGAAGCCACCCCGCATTCAGGGCAATGTAATCATGGTCGCCCAACCTATGTAGAACTCAAACTGGCCGATATTGAGCGGCTGTTCGGACGGACGTGA
- a CDS encoding DNA recombination protein RmuC, which produces MDFSDPQIQLYLLIAGGVLATLILMMLRAVLRQSFGASQQMVALAQRVDQLSSGQDQLGGSLTTVVQNQANGQTQITNLMEQRLGEVQLNLHENLSKVQRRTGENLATMQQQMADNLATQQLKMQENMANMQMRTNQSLAELQEKMNQSLMGNAKQTATSLTQLQERLATIDKAQENITKLSGDVLSLQDILSNKQTRGAFGEIQLNDIVGKALPRDSYALQHTLPNGKRADCLIHLPNPPGPIVIDSKFPLEAYEAMLASETEAELKAGIQAFKTSVRKHINDISDKYIIEGETADGALMFLPSEAIYAELHSKFSDLVQEGFTKRVWIVSPTTCMATLNTMRAILKDARMREQAGEIRKALRNLHRDVEIVGERAGKLETHLRQANEDVSGILTAASRAGKRAHKLDNFDFEELAPEQPNVVPLTKQPGE; this is translated from the coding sequence ATGGATTTTTCTGATCCTCAAATTCAGCTGTATCTTTTGATTGCTGGCGGGGTCTTGGCGACCCTGATTCTAATGATGCTGCGCGCCGTTCTACGACAGTCCTTCGGCGCATCCCAACAGATGGTTGCGCTTGCACAGCGCGTAGATCAATTGTCCTCAGGTCAGGACCAATTGGGCGGAAGCCTGACAACAGTGGTGCAGAACCAAGCTAACGGTCAAACTCAGATCACCAATCTGATGGAGCAGCGCTTGGGTGAAGTGCAGCTGAATCTGCATGAGAACCTATCCAAAGTGCAGCGCAGGACCGGGGAAAACCTTGCAACGATGCAGCAGCAGATGGCGGATAATCTGGCTACCCAGCAGCTGAAGATGCAAGAGAACATGGCGAATATGCAGATGCGGACGAACCAGTCGCTCGCTGAATTGCAAGAGAAGATGAACCAGAGCCTAATGGGCAACGCCAAGCAGACGGCGACATCATTGACGCAGCTGCAAGAGCGTCTGGCAACCATCGACAAGGCTCAGGAGAATATCACCAAACTTTCCGGTGATGTGCTGAGTCTTCAAGATATTCTCAGCAACAAACAAACCCGTGGCGCCTTTGGTGAAATTCAGCTCAACGACATTGTGGGCAAGGCCTTGCCGCGAGACAGCTATGCATTGCAGCATACATTGCCAAACGGCAAACGCGCGGATTGTCTGATCCATCTGCCTAACCCTCCAGGGCCAATTGTCATCGATAGTAAGTTCCCACTGGAGGCTTATGAAGCAATGTTGGCTTCCGAGACCGAGGCAGAGTTGAAGGCCGGTATACAGGCCTTCAAAACCTCCGTGCGCAAACACATCAACGACATCTCTGACAAGTATATCATTGAAGGCGAGACTGCCGACGGCGCCCTGATGTTTCTGCCTTCTGAAGCAATTTATGCCGAACTGCATTCAAAGTTCTCAGACCTCGTGCAGGAAGGTTTCACAAAGCGGGTGTGGATTGTGTCTCCAACCACTTGCATGGCTACGCTGAATACTATGCGGGCCATTCTTAAAGACGCACGGATGCGCGAACAGGCTGGAGAGATTCGCAAAGCGCTGCGCAATTTGCACCGCGATGTGGAAATTGTTGGGGAGCGTGCTGGAAAGCTTGAAACCCATCTCCGACAGGCAAATGAAGATGTCAGCGGCATTCTGACTGCAGCGTCCAGAGCGGGTAAGCGTGCGCATAAGTTGGATAATTTTGACTTTGAAGAATTGGCACCAGAGCAACCAAATGTGGTTCCTTTAACCAAGCAACCGGGCGAATAA
- a CDS encoding DUF3775 domain-containing protein, whose protein sequence is MLEITPWKVAQVVLMGRELDRAEGELRGFFERLTDDEMIDLVAIMWIGRESFEPGDLVEALRTARDERTTPSADYLLGTPHLSDHLENGMDSLGISLVDAEDSLMSGR, encoded by the coding sequence ATGCTTGAAATAACACCATGGAAAGTAGCCCAGGTTGTCCTGATGGGACGAGAATTGGACCGCGCTGAAGGTGAATTGCGTGGGTTTTTCGAACGTCTGACCGATGACGAAATGATCGATCTTGTTGCGATCATGTGGATTGGTCGTGAGAGTTTCGAGCCCGGTGATTTAGTGGAAGCCTTGCGTACAGCGCGGGATGAACGAACAACACCATCTGCAGACTATCTGCTCGGAACTCCGCATCTGTCTGACCATCTTGAAAATGGAATGGATTCACTGGGAATATCCCTAGTCGACGCTGAAGACAGCTTGATGTCCGGTCGATAG
- a CDS encoding NAD-dependent succinate-semialdehyde dehydrogenase, with product MMLNLKDASLFRQGVPVGTRWVDADPETGTAIYNPSTGALIGHVPNLGVAETEEAIAVAEDSRHAWAAQTAKQRSAVIRRWFELLQENADDLATILTAEQGKPFNEAKGEIAYGAGFLEWFAEEARRAYGETIPAPIADRRLVVIKQPIGVVAAITPWNFPNAMITRKAGPALAAGCSMVLKPAPQTPFSAIALAILAERAGLPAGLFSLITGDAAAIGGVMTASPIVKKLTFTGSTGVGSLLYSQCAPTVKKLGLELGGNAPFIVFDDADLDSAAEGALWSKFRNNGQTCVCANRIYVQAGVYDAFAEKFAKKVAGLKIADGFEEGAQIGPLIDENAVAKVERHISDAVAKGASVAAGGQRHELGGLFFEPTILRDATDDMVFASEEIFGPVAPLFKFETEEEVVAAANDTEYGLAAYFYSRDMARSWRVSEALDYGMVGVNAGVIATHEAPFGGVKMSGLGREGARQGLDEFMEEKYICMADVKPA from the coding sequence ATGATGCTGAACCTGAAAGATGCTTCTCTATTTCGTCAGGGCGTTCCGGTTGGAACCCGTTGGGTGGACGCTGATCCTGAAACGGGCACTGCGATTTACAATCCTTCTACAGGCGCGCTGATCGGCCATGTGCCCAATCTCGGCGTGGCTGAAACCGAAGAAGCCATCGCCGTGGCAGAAGATTCCCGACACGCGTGGGCGGCGCAGACCGCAAAACAACGCAGCGCTGTGATACGTCGTTGGTTCGAACTTCTTCAGGAAAATGCAGATGATCTCGCGACTATTCTGACAGCTGAGCAGGGTAAACCTTTCAACGAAGCAAAGGGCGAAATCGCCTATGGTGCGGGGTTCCTTGAGTGGTTCGCTGAAGAGGCGCGTCGGGCTTATGGGGAAACCATTCCTGCTCCAATCGCAGATCGTCGATTGGTTGTCATCAAGCAACCCATCGGTGTTGTCGCAGCGATCACCCCTTGGAATTTCCCGAATGCGATGATCACCCGCAAGGCGGGCCCTGCGTTGGCGGCGGGTTGTTCTATGGTTTTGAAACCAGCTCCACAGACACCTTTCTCTGCCATCGCCTTGGCAATTCTAGCGGAACGCGCTGGTTTGCCTGCAGGTTTGTTCTCTCTAATAACGGGTGATGCTGCAGCCATCGGTGGTGTGATGACGGCAAGCCCCATCGTTAAAAAGCTGACTTTCACAGGCTCCACAGGGGTCGGTTCCCTGCTTTATAGCCAGTGTGCGCCGACTGTGAAAAAGCTTGGACTAGAGCTCGGTGGGAATGCTCCGTTTATCGTTTTTGATGATGCAGATCTCGATTCTGCAGCGGAAGGTGCGCTTTGGTCTAAGTTCCGTAACAATGGCCAAACATGTGTTTGTGCGAACCGGATTTATGTTCAAGCCGGTGTCTACGATGCCTTTGCTGAGAAATTCGCGAAGAAAGTCGCGGGTCTAAAGATTGCAGATGGTTTTGAAGAGGGCGCGCAGATTGGCCCATTGATCGATGAGAACGCCGTCGCAAAAGTCGAGCGCCACATTAGCGATGCTGTCGCTAAGGGGGCGTCCGTTGCGGCCGGTGGTCAACGCCACGAACTCGGTGGACTGTTTTTTGAGCCAACCATCCTACGTGATGCGACTGATGACATGGTCTTTGCCTCTGAAGAGATCTTTGGTCCTGTCGCCCCTCTATTCAAGTTCGAGACCGAAGAAGAGGTTGTCGCGGCGGCGAATGATACCGAATACGGGTTGGCAGCCTATTTCTATTCTCGAGATATGGCGCGCAGCTGGCGTGTCAGCGAAGCACTTGATTACGGTATGGTTGGTGTGAATGCAGGGGTTATTGCGACCCATGAGGCGCCATTCGGTGGCGTGAAAATGTCAGGCCTTGGCCGTGAGGGCGCGCGCCAAGGTCTCGATGAATTCATGGAAGAAAAATACATCTGCATGGCTGATGTAAAACCGGCCTAA
- a CDS encoding DUF1636 domain-containing protein has translation MSQLSTHQITVCASCRHKGDSCRPGYELIERLRAAIAAAGDAIPEEFEISGTACMAGCDRPCTVAYFGSRKATYLFGDIDPDEDISDLVEFARQYAFLNDGWCSSVDRPGKLRKNTLARVPASMIAIEPVAEAVQ, from the coding sequence ATGAGCCAATTATCCACTCACCAGATCACTGTTTGCGCGTCGTGTCGCCATAAGGGCGATAGCTGTCGTCCAGGTTATGAATTGATCGAGCGTCTGCGTGCAGCAATTGCCGCCGCTGGGGATGCCATTCCAGAAGAGTTCGAGATTTCAGGAACAGCTTGCATGGCAGGCTGCGATAGACCCTGTACCGTTGCTTACTTCGGTTCGCGCAAGGCAACCTATTTGTTTGGGGATATCGATCCTGATGAAGACATTTCTGATCTGGTAGAATTTGCACGCCAATACGCATTTCTTAACGATGGCTGGTGCTCGTCTGTAGATCGCCCTGGCAAGCTTAGAAAGAACACCTTGGCACGCGTTCCAGCAAGCATGATTGCTATCGAGCCGGTCGCAGAGGCGGTGCAATGA